Proteins from a genomic interval of Candidatus Acidulodesulfobacterium ferriphilum:
- a CDS encoding heterodisulfide reductase subunit C — translation MEYDENGVSIVPFEFKKEIFEEAKKDFRYEEYVRGCLNCGVCTGGCPPHRFFDFSPRIVLQKMKSKDPELIWTMMDEYVWACFQCFTCAMICPFLNSPGGVIAILREIAVRRGFESAKKVLKPYSRVLLKLTAYGNQLSPDMIQPDFFPDWGPHIGYASTDLAAKRKAIPMPTLQVTNLAWDVAPETMKELYDIFDEAGVFKIIESVDPSLYEIIQDIVDDVRSS, via the coding sequence ATGGGGTAAGCATTGTTCCGTTCGAGTTTAAAAAAGAGATTTTCGAAGAAGCAAAAAAAGATTTTAGATATGAAGAGTATGTCAGAGGATGTTTAAACTGCGGCGTATGTACGGGCGGCTGCCCGCCTCACAGGTTTTTCGATTTTTCTCCCCGCATAGTTCTGCAAAAAATGAAATCAAAAGACCCCGAGCTTATCTGGACGATGATGGACGAATATGTCTGGGCATGCTTTCAATGCTTTACCTGTGCGATGATTTGCCCGTTTCTCAACAGTCCAGGCGGAGTAATTGCAATATTAAGGGAAATTGCCGTCAGGAGAGGCTTTGAATCCGCAAAAAAGGTTTTAAAACCATACTCGAGGGTTCTCTTAAAGCTCACGGCTTACGGCAACCAGCTTTCCCCCGACATGATTCAGCCGGATTTCTTTCCCGATTGGGGTCCGCATATAGGCTATGCCTCCACCGATCTTGCCGCTAAAAGAAAAGCCATTCCTATGCCGACCCTTCAGGTCACAAATCTTGCATGGGATGTTGCCCCAGAAACTATGAAAGAGCTTTATGATATATTTGACGAAGCGGGGGTTTTTAAGATTATAGAATCCGTTGACCCTTCTTTATACGAGATTATACAGGATATAGTGGACGATGTGAGGAGTTCTTAA